From Methanococcus maripaludis, the proteins below share one genomic window:
- a CDS encoding multiprotein bridging factor aMBF1, protein MQCELCGKEVTNIIKTRVEGVEMNVCEACAKFGMSPKGYSRKPKAVFKNETKQKQAKRPRRDMFDNLKTLVEDYGSLVKEAREKKNMTLEELSRAVGIKESLIHKIERNEIEPEEKYVKILEKELGISFYEEGDLNYETSNEDSEFTLGDFIKVKKRK, encoded by the coding sequence ATGCAATGCGAACTCTGCGGAAAAGAGGTTACGAATATCATTAAAACAAGAGTAGAAGGCGTAGAAATGAATGTTTGCGAGGCTTGCGCAAAATTTGGAATGTCGCCTAAAGGATATTCTAGAAAACCAAAGGCAGTATTCAAAAATGAAACAAAACAAAAACAAGCTAAAAGACCTAGAAGAGACATGTTTGATAATTTAAAAACCCTAGTCGAAGATTACGGTTCTCTTGTAAAAGAAGCAAGGGAAAAGAAAAACATGACTTTAGAGGAACTTTCAAGAGCTGTTGGAATTAAAGAATCCCTCATTCATAAAATAGAAAGAAATGAAATCGAGCCTGAGGAAAAATACGTAAAAATCCTTGAAAAAGAACTTGGAATTTCTTTCTACGAAGAAGGAGATCTAAATTACGAAACAAGCAATGAAGATAGTGAATTTACTCTTGGAGACTTCATTAAAGTTAAAAAAAGAAAATAA
- a CDS encoding ABC transporter permease: MQLISFKKMSIFLTFLFTFLLFLSISSLILVPKFEDVLSSIFNPEMIYSLKVSLYSSLISTGIVLGFSIPTGYAISRYSFPGKSIVKAILDLPIAFPELVLGLALLLLFGQTFIGDILEFFGIKVVFTKLGIVVAQIFTALPYAIRIVCSTFQDINPRYELVSRSLGYSEFETFKNVTLPMARSGIFASSIIAFARCMGTFGTVLMLAGGTYMYTETLPITLYLNMSYGNLGMAISSGIVLLMISFIAILIFEKYEGGKF; the protein is encoded by the coding sequence ATGCAACTGATTAGTTTTAAAAAAATGTCAATATTTCTGACATTTTTGTTTACCTTTTTACTATTTTTATCGATAAGTTCACTTATTTTAGTTCCAAAGTTTGAAGATGTTTTGAGTTCAATTTTTAATCCAGAAATGATTTATTCACTTAAAGTATCGTTATATTCCTCTTTAATTTCAACAGGAATTGTTTTGGGTTTTTCAATACCTACAGGCTACGCCATATCGAGGTATTCATTTCCTGGAAAAAGCATTGTAAAAGCAATACTTGATTTACCTATAGCTTTTCCTGAACTTGTACTGGGCCTTGCACTTTTACTTTTATTCGGGCAAACTTTTATCGGAGACATTTTAGAATTTTTTGGAATAAAAGTAGTATTTACTAAACTAGGAATAGTTGTAGCTCAGATTTTTACCGCACTTCCCTATGCAATAAGGATAGTATGTTCTACTTTTCAGGATATTAATCCAAGATACGAACTTGTTTCAAGAAGCCTTGGATACAGCGAGTTTGAAACTTTTAAAAATGTTACCCTGCCAATGGCAAGAAGCGGGATTTTTGCTTCATCTATAATCGCGTTTGCAAGGTGTATGGGTACGTTTGGAACGGTTTTGATGCTTGCAGGTGGAACGTACATGTACACAGAAACGCTTCCAATAACTTTGTACCTAAACATGTCATACGGTAATCTTGGAATGGCGATTTCAAGCGGAATTGTGCTTTTAATGATATCATTTATCGCGATTTTGATATTTGAGAAATACGAAGGAGGGAAATTTTGA
- a CDS encoding ATP-binding cassette domain-containing protein has protein sequence MSFVKIENLNINLGEFKLEDVNLSVEKGDYVTIIGPTGSGKSILLETALGFYTPETGKIFLEEKEITNLNPEKRDISIIYQDYALFPHMTVYENIEYGLKKRLNDKKAIKEEILQITKMLGIDHLLNRKPETLSGGEMQRASIARGLIIKPKILFMDEPFSALDVKTKEKIRILVKTAIKKYGTTVLHVTHDFEDIWSLADKVLIMKGGRVYQYGTPEEVFSNPSSEIVADFVGTNILDSKVEEISGNISILDVSGVKIYSSDIAKVGENVKVSIRPENIIVALKCFDSSAKNVFNGKVTEIKKRGHLVWLTLDIGGVDLKVLVTPNSLEALEIEENKNLCVMFKATGVKIIR, from the coding sequence TTGAGTTTCGTTAAAATTGAAAACTTGAATATCAATCTGGGCGAATTTAAGTTAGAAGACGTTAATTTAAGCGTTGAAAAAGGAGATTATGTAACAATAATCGGGCCAACAGGTAGTGGAAAATCTATTCTTTTAGAAACTGCACTTGGATTTTATACTCCTGAAACTGGAAAGATATTTTTGGAAGAAAAAGAGATAACAAACTTAAATCCTGAAAAAAGAGATATAAGTATAATTTATCAAGATTATGCACTGTTTCCGCACATGACGGTTTATGAAAATATTGAATACGGTCTTAAAAAACGGTTGAATGACAAAAAAGCCATAAAAGAGGAAATTCTTCAAATAACAAAAATGCTTGGAATTGATCATCTGTTAAACCGAAAACCTGAAACACTGAGTGGTGGGGAAATGCAGAGGGCATCCATTGCAAGAGGGCTTATCATAAAGCCAAAAATCCTGTTTATGGACGAACCATTCAGTGCTCTGGATGTTAAAACTAAAGAAAAGATAAGAATTCTTGTTAAAACTGCGATAAAAAAATATGGAACAACGGTACTCCATGTAACACACGATTTTGAAGATATTTGGAGTCTTGCAGATAAAGTCTTGATAATGAAGGGCGGTAGGGTTTATCAGTACGGAACTCCTGAAGAAGTATTTTCAAATCCTTCATCTGAAATTGTTGCAGATTTTGTTGGTACAAACATTTTGGATTCAAAAGTGGAAGAAATATCTGGAAATATTTCAATTTTGGATGTTTCCGGAGTAAAAATATATTCTTCAGACATTGCAAAAGTCGGCGAGAATGTAAAAGTATCAATAAGGCCCGAAAATATAATCGTTGCTTTAAAGTGTTTTGACAGCTCCGCAAAAAACGTATTCAATGGAAAAGTTACTGAAATTAAAAAAAGAGGACACTTGGTCTGGTTAACACTGGATATCGGCGGTGTTGATTTAAAAGTACTTGTTACACCAAATTCTCTTGAAGCTTTGGAAATTGAAGAAAATAAAAATTTATGTGTGATGTTTAAAGCAACAGGCGTTAAAATAATAAGATAA
- the wtpA gene encoding tungstate ABC transporter substrate-binding protein WtpA, giving the protein MILAFSGCVDQSASDSTSEDATPKVLKIFHAGSLAVPFGEYETLYENEYTNVDVQRESAGSVACVRKITELNKTAEILASADYTLIPSMMMPDYADWYIMVAKNEIVIAYTENSQYYDEITSDNWYEIFQRDGVKYGFSSPNDDPCGYRSQMVVQLAEAAYGDSTIYDNLMLGNTNFEVNENADGTYCIVSPESIDVNEAKVFMRSKEVDLLGPLETGAYDYLFIYKSVANQHNLSYIELPEDINLGDYQNADEYAKASIFLTGQNKTIVAKPIVYGMTVPSNAEDYEEGVNFVKTVLEHPEVFENAGQPVISPAIAVGDVPEEISDLVVMG; this is encoded by the coding sequence TCAGCGGATGTGTAGACCAAAGTGCTTCTGATTCTACATCTGAAGACGCAACTCCAAAAGTATTGAAAATATTCCACGCAGGAAGTCTTGCGGTACCTTTTGGAGAATATGAAACATTATATGAAAATGAATATACTAATGTAGACGTTCAAAGAGAATCTGCAGGCAGTGTTGCTTGTGTTAGAAAAATAACTGAACTCAATAAAACAGCAGAAATTTTAGCTTCTGCAGATTACACATTAATACCTAGCATGATGATGCCAGACTATGCAGACTGGTACATAATGGTTGCGAAAAACGAAATCGTTATCGCATACACTGAAAACAGCCAGTACTACGATGAAATTACTTCAGACAACTGGTACGAAATTTTCCAAAGAGATGGGGTAAAATACGGTTTCTCAAGTCCTAATGACGACCCATGTGGTTACAGAAGCCAGATGGTTGTACAACTTGCAGAAGCAGCTTACGGAGATTCAACAATCTACGATAACTTAATGCTTGGAAATACAAACTTCGAAGTTAACGAAAATGCAGATGGAACATACTGTATTGTAAGTCCTGAATCAATTGATGTTAACGAAGCAAAAGTATTCATGAGAAGCAAAGAAGTAGACCTTTTAGGTCCTTTAGAAACTGGTGCATACGATTACTTATTTATCTACAAGAGTGTTGCAAACCAGCACAACTTGTCCTACATCGAACTCCCTGAAGATATCAACCTTGGGGATTACCAAAATGCAGATGAATATGCAAAAGCAAGCATATTCTTAACAGGTCAAAATAAAACGATTGTAGCAAAACCAATCGTTTACGGAATGACTGTACCTTCAAATGCAGAAGACTACGAAGAAGGAGTTAATTTCGTGAAAACAGTATTAGAACACCCTGAAGTGTTCGAAAATGCAGGACAACCAGTAATCAGCCCTGCAATTGCTGTTGGAGATGTTCCTGAAGAAATAAGTGACTTAGTCGTAATGGGATAA
- a CDS encoding methanogenesis marker 8 protein: protein MTDDIHVMEVLGNAKVTVKNGKIVDVSDPIISFCPLFAKHRGINEINKESIQKNVEFRIESFGLFTKNRVVLDDSPFVGFGTSEIFMSALKKGFLDAVVVVSDCAGTVITNNPKLVQGLCGRISGIIQTTPIKEVIEKIEEANGIVLSKDDALINQIKGVELAIKLGYKKIGVSVSNLKDALEIKKLEKNDVKIITFGVHTTGIGLSDYDEYLQYIDLISACASKNLLKSKSFNIKAQAGSGVPIFALSNSGKELLFERLKEIDKPILITTNETLPYFTENPQ from the coding sequence TTGACTGATGATATCCACGTAATGGAAGTTCTCGGAAACGCGAAAGTTACCGTAAAAAATGGAAAAATAGTCGATGTTAGCGATCCTATTATCTCTTTTTGCCCACTTTTTGCAAAACATCGAGGAATTAACGAAATTAACAAAGAATCAATCCAGAAAAACGTTGAATTTCGGATTGAAAGTTTTGGTTTGTTTACAAAAAACAGGGTTGTTTTAGATGATTCGCCCTTTGTTGGATTTGGAACCTCTGAAATTTTTATGAGTGCTTTAAAAAAAGGATTTTTAGATGCTGTTGTTGTTGTAAGTGACTGTGCTGGAACTGTTATTACAAATAACCCGAAACTCGTTCAAGGACTTTGCGGAAGGATTTCTGGAATTATTCAGACTACCCCAATAAAAGAAGTAATCGAAAAAATTGAAGAAGCTAACGGAATAGTTTTGTCAAAAGATGATGCTTTGATTAATCAGATTAAGGGAGTAGAACTTGCAATTAAACTGGGCTACAAAAAAATCGGAGTTTCAGTTTCCAATTTAAAAGATGCTTTAGAAATAAAAAAGTTGGAAAAGAATGATGTAAAAATCATAACTTTTGGAGTTCATACGACAGGAATTGGTCTTTCAGATTATGATGAATATCTACAATATATCGACTTAATTTCAGCATGTGCATCGAAAAACCTTTTAAAATCAAAATCATTTAATATAAAAGCGCAGGCTGGAAGCGGAGTTCCAATTTTTGCACTTTCAAATTCTGGAAAAGAACTTTTATTTGAAAGATTAAAAGAAATTGATAAACCTATTTTAATAACTACAAATGAAACGCTACCTTATTTTACAGAAAACCCCCAATAA
- a CDS encoding proteasome-activating nucleotidase — MSYPDDYSTDIEKNKMDLKEFKEKTQIAELESKVLRLELKNKDINRENVQIKKENEILKRELDKLRIPPLILGTILDKVNERKAVVKSSTGPNFLVNLSQFVDPEDIVPGARVCLNQQTLAIVEVLPKEKDYRAMAMEIEEKPDISFEDIGGLNNQIRDIKEVVELPLKNPELFEKVGIVPPKGVLLYGPPGTGKTLLAKAVAYETNASFVRVVGSELVKKFIGEGAKLVRDVFKLAKEKSPCIIFIDEIDAVASKRTESLTGGDREVQRTLMQLLAEMDGFDSRGDVKIIAATNRPDILDPAILRPGRFDRIIEISMPDEDGRLEILKIHTEKMNLKGVDLREVAKIAENMVGADLKAVCTEAGMFAIREEREFIKMDDFREAISKITGKKEKCSYDMPQLTVMYG; from the coding sequence ATGAGTTACCCAGATGATTATTCCACAGATATAGAAAAAAATAAAATGGATTTAAAAGAATTTAAAGAAAAAACTCAGATCGCAGAGTTAGAAAGCAAAGTATTGAGATTGGAATTAAAAAATAAAGATATTAATAGAGAGAATGTACAAATTAAAAAAGAAAATGAAATATTAAAGCGAGAACTTGATAAATTAAGAATTCCACCACTCATACTCGGTACAATACTTGATAAAGTAAATGAAAGAAAGGCTGTTGTTAAAAGTTCTACAGGGCCAAACTTCCTTGTAAACCTTTCACAATTCGTAGATCCTGAGGATATTGTTCCAGGAGCAAGAGTTTGTTTAAACCAGCAGACTTTAGCGATTGTTGAAGTATTGCCTAAAGAAAAAGACTACCGAGCTATGGCAATGGAAATCGAGGAAAAACCAGACATTTCCTTTGAAGATATCGGTGGTTTGAACAACCAGATTAGAGATATTAAAGAAGTAGTAGAACTCCCACTTAAAAACCCAGAATTATTTGAAAAAGTGGGTATCGTTCCACCAAAAGGAGTATTACTCTATGGTCCGCCAGGAACTGGAAAAACGCTCCTTGCAAAAGCTGTTGCATACGAAACCAATGCATCATTTGTTAGAGTTGTCGGCTCAGAACTCGTCAAAAAATTCATCGGTGAAGGTGCAAAACTTGTAAGAGATGTTTTCAAACTTGCAAAAGAAAAATCCCCCTGCATCATATTTATTGATGAAATCGATGCAGTTGCAAGCAAAAGAACTGAATCATTAACCGGTGGAGATAGAGAAGTTCAAAGAACTTTAATGCAGCTTCTTGCAGAAATGGATGGTTTTGATTCAAGAGGCGATGTAAAAATCATTGCTGCGACAAACAGACCAGACATTTTAGATCCTGCAATACTCAGACCTGGAAGATTTGATAGAATCATTGAAATTTCAATGCCTGATGAAGATGGAAGACTCGAAATCTTAAAAATCCACACTGAAAAAATGAACCTTAAAGGTGTGGACTTAAGAGAAGTTGCAAAAATTGCAGAAAACATGGTCGGTGCTGACTTAAAAGCAGTATGTACTGAAGCTGGTATGTTTGCAATAAGAGAAGAAAGAGAATTCATCAAAATGGATGACTTCAGAGAAGCTATCTCAAAAATCACAGGTAAGAAAGAAAAATGCAGTTACGACATGCCACAATTAACCGTAATGTACGGATAA
- a CDS encoding cell division protein SepF, translating to MFKKIKKMISGDSLKTSSPVPIEEYVELPVKGYEGLETIKIKVCDLEDFKDATDIAVLTEAGYLVIANTINLERDLDDDYAKILSSLKEKVGKTGGKIVRLCETKVLAVPSNTTIERMVKEETPKIEEE from the coding sequence TTGTTCAAAAAAATCAAAAAAATGATTTCAGGCGATTCATTAAAAACAAGCAGTCCTGTACCTATTGAAGAATACGTAGAACTCCCAGTAAAAGGCTACGAAGGACTCGAAACTATAAAAATTAAAGTTTGCGATTTAGAAGACTTCAAAGATGCAACAGATATAGCTGTTTTAACTGAAGCAGGTTATTTAGTTATTGCAAACACGATCAACCTTGAAAGAGATCTTGATGACGACTACGCAAAAATTTTATCCAGTTTAAAAGAAAAAGTTGGAAAAACTGGCGGAAAAATAGTAAGACTCTGTGAAACCAAAGTTTTAGCAGTCCCTTCAAATACCACAATCGAAAGAATGGTAAAAGAAGAAACTCCCAAAATTGAAGAAGAATAA
- a CDS encoding NAD(P)-binding protein, with the protein MKIGIIGAGLGGLLSGAILSKEHSVTIYEKLPFVGGRFTNIPYKGFQLTTGALHMIPHGNYGYLAQTLRRAGSNVKIVNSVPDGYFRINGKNHLYKDIFGLVSAKEKLKALKLAASLKLGKIDKNMSFGEFLEDIPLALAVGNSFSGWALSLNAYDTPMSEIIEISKLYHKFGGPGIPVGGCKGVTDSLIEIINKNGGKIHTNHTVEKIEVEENGAFIDSEPFDIIISNASPKVTESLSNIKFIEKEPVPSKGIKINVASKSSLVDGASVIFTTDCERINGLNQPSNVDRSLAKEDYNLIMLHATQIKNNTKEEINLALNDVESLFGGKDYEVISIQSYGNGWPVNHASNGTDLNPIVKNNLLLVGDGVKGVGGIEVEGVAMSVIAVLNHIEKLKK; encoded by the coding sequence ATGAAGATTGGAATTATTGGAGCAGGCCTTGGGGGCCTATTAAGCGGTGCAATTTTATCAAAAGAACACTCAGTTACAATTTACGAAAAACTTCCATTTGTTGGAGGTAGATTTACAAATATTCCCTACAAAGGATTCCAACTGACAACAGGAGCCCTTCACATGATCCCTCATGGAAACTACGGGTATTTAGCACAAACCCTTCGAAGAGCAGGAAGTAATGTAAAAATAGTAAATTCCGTGCCGGACGGTTATTTTAGAATAAATGGAAAAAATCATCTTTATAAAGACATTTTTGGATTAGTTAGTGCAAAAGAAAAATTAAAAGCATTAAAACTTGCTGCAAGCCTTAAACTTGGAAAAATCGACAAAAATATGTCATTTGGTGAATTTTTAGAGGATATTCCTCTTGCCCTTGCTGTTGGAAACTCATTTAGTGGTTGGGCTTTAAGTTTAAATGCATATGATACCCCAATGTCAGAAATTATCGAAATAAGTAAATTATACCATAAATTTGGGGGCCCAGGAATTCCGGTTGGTGGTTGCAAGGGCGTTACAGATAGCCTTATTGAAATAATTAATAAAAACGGCGGGAAAATCCACACAAATCATACGGTAGAAAAAATTGAAGTTGAAGAAAATGGTGCTTTTATTGATTCAGAACCATTTGACATAATAATCAGCAATGCATCTCCAAAAGTAACGGAAAGCCTTTCAAATATTAAATTTATTGAAAAAGAGCCGGTTCCATCAAAAGGAATAAAAATAAACGTTGCAAGTAAATCTAGTCTCGTGGATGGCGCAAGTGTCATATTTACAACAGATTGTGAAAGAATTAACGGTTTAAACCAGCCTTCAAACGTTGACAGGAGTTTGGCAAAGGAAGACTACAATTTAATAATGCTACATGCAACCCAAATAAAAAACAATACTAAAGAAGAGATAAACCTTGCTTTAAATGATGTTGAATCATTATTTGGTGGAAAAGATTACGAAGTAATATCTATCCAAAGTTACGGTAATGGTTGGCCTGTAAATCATGCCTCAAATGGAACTGACTTAAATCCAATCGTTAAAAACAACTTATTACTTGTTGGAGATGGCGTAAAAGGAGTCGGTGGAATCGAAGTTGAAGGGGTTGCAATGAGTGTTATTGCAGTTTTAAACCATATCGAAAAATTAAAAAAATAA
- a CDS encoding Era-like GTP-binding protein, with amino-acid sequence MEEHQFKIALVGPENSGKSSLVNSIFGKNISEVSEVGGTTKMPVKKFWGKIKIGKQKINPDFAKITFVDLGGLYAGENRSVVMVGSVLEKTYEEIDDSDLIIHIIDGSTDLFKSFEKLHHLLKFRYRKPIIVVINKCDLIENSKREDLRKYVEGRLENKVFFTSSNTYEGIGELLSTIIEILRR; translated from the coding sequence ATGGAAGAACACCAGTTTAAAATAGCACTTGTTGGCCCGGAAAATTCTGGAAAATCGTCGTTAGTAAATTCCATTTTCGGAAAAAACATTTCAGAAGTTTCAGAAGTTGGTGGAACCACCAAAATGCCCGTAAAAAAGTTCTGGGGCAAAATTAAGATAGGGAAACAAAAAATTAATCCGGATTTTGCAAAAATCACGTTTGTAGATTTGGGCGGACTCTACGCAGGCGAAAATAGATCGGTTGTTATGGTCGGCAGCGTTCTTGAAAAAACTTATGAAGAAATTGATGACTCGGACTTGATAATCCACATAATCGATGGAAGTACTGACTTATTCAAAAGTTTCGAAAAACTGCACCACTTATTGAAATTCCGATATCGAAAACCTATTATAGTAGTTATTAATAAATGTGACTTGATAGAAAATTCCAAACGAGAAGATCTGCGAAAGTATGTTGAGGGGAGATTGGAAAACAAGGTTTTTTTCACATCCTCAAACACGTACGAAGGTATCGGGGAATTACTAAGTACAATCATAGAAATATTGAGAAGGTGA
- a CDS encoding isopentenyl phosphate kinase, with protein sequence MFAILKLGGSILCDKNIPYSINWENLENIAIEIKESIEYYKSKNEEFKLIIVHGGGSFGHPVAKKYLKDGKFENMEKGYWEIQKAMRKFNNIVIEELQNFEIPAVSIQASSFITFDNDSNLHFDTNAVEKMLDKGLIPVIHGDIVIDEKTDNFKIFSGDHALPFLSKKLNPDLSLHASDVDGVWDSEFKIIENINSKNINDVLKSLKPSNKKDVTGGMHLKVMECYKLGIKTIIFNGNKKRNIYNALLKNVKGTLIN encoded by the coding sequence ATGTTTGCAATCTTAAAACTAGGCGGGAGCATCCTCTGCGATAAAAACATCCCTTACTCAATAAACTGGGAAAATTTAGAAAATATCGCGATTGAAATAAAAGAATCAATTGAATACTACAAATCTAAAAACGAAGAGTTTAAACTAATTATTGTTCATGGTGGAGGCTCTTTTGGCCACCCTGTTGCAAAAAAATATCTTAAAGATGGAAAATTTGAAAATATGGAAAAAGGATACTGGGAAATTCAAAAAGCAATGCGTAAATTCAACAACATTGTAATTGAAGAACTTCAAAACTTTGAAATTCCTGCAGTTTCAATTCAAGCTTCGTCATTCATTACTTTTGATAATGATTCAAATTTACATTTTGACACTAACGCAGTTGAAAAAATGCTCGATAAGGGATTGATTCCAGTAATTCATGGAGATATCGTAATTGATGAAAAAACAGATAATTTCAAGATTTTTTCAGGAGATCATGCACTTCCATTTCTTTCAAAAAAATTAAATCCTGATTTAAGCCTTCATGCATCGGACGTCGATGGAGTATGGGATTCAGAGTTTAAAATAATCGAGAATATTAATTCAAAAAATATCAATGATGTTTTAAAATCGTTGAAACCATCAAATAAAAAAGATGTAACGGGTGGAATGCATCTAAAAGTAATGGAATGCTACAAATTAGGCATTAAAACGATAATTTTCAATGGAAATAAAAAAAGAAATATATACAATGCCCTTTTAAAAAATGTAAAAGGAACATTGATAAATTAA
- a CDS encoding HAD family hydrolase, with protein sequence MKLAVVFDASGTLVSIRRIIKNVITQKFLCNCQTVDIVDQKEGRSLVILKENPLEVLDNENPDILISSFLNGVNWGISYCNPPIDKSGIFKDNETKLKELQDPLTVLKRFDIETDYGSAIIADTISGRIEYTVATGGCIFPEVSKTIQALENMGASVFIASGDSRKFIERLGNIVGVQNKCLMPEAHHKLKRDLILNLKQEGYTVVMVGDASNDILAMEESDLSVITLQNGNVSKKALETAQVKIENISEIVDIVKNYMNEKK encoded by the coding sequence ATGAAACTCGCGGTAGTTTTTGATGCATCGGGCACTCTTGTAAGCATAAGAAGAATTATCAAAAATGTGATTACTCAGAAGTTTTTATGCAACTGCCAGACAGTTGATATTGTAGATCAGAAAGAAGGAAGAAGCCTCGTAATTTTAAAAGAAAATCCCCTTGAAGTATTAGATAATGAAAACCCCGACATTTTAATTTCAAGTTTTTTAAATGGTGTAAACTGGGGAATTTCTTACTGCAACCCTCCAATTGACAAATCTGGAATTTTTAAGGACAATGAAACAAAATTAAAAGAACTTCAGGACCCTTTAACAGTTTTAAAAAGATTTGATATTGAAACAGATTATGGTTCAGCAATTATTGCAGATACAATCTCGGGTAGGATAGAATATACGGTTGCAACAGGGGGTTGTATTTTCCCAGAAGTTTCAAAAACAATTCAGGCCCTCGAAAATATGGGTGCATCTGTCTTTATTGCATCGGGAGACAGCAGAAAATTCATAGAACGGCTTGGAAATATTGTTGGAGTTCAAAATAAGTGTTTAATGCCTGAAGCCCACCATAAATTAAAAAGAGACCTTATTTTAAATTTAAAACAGGAAGGATATACTGTAGTAATGGTTGGGGATGCATCAAACGATATTTTAGCAATGGAAGAAAGCGATTTATCAGTTATAACTCTTCAAAACGGAAATGTATCAAAAAAAGCTCTCGAAACAGCACAGGTAAAAATTGAAAATATCTCAGAAATAGTTGATATAGTTAAAAATTACATGAATGAAAAAAAATAA
- the modA gene encoding molybdate ABC transporter substrate-binding protein translates to MKKILVLGLVGVLLLTCFSGCTDNSADAGSEKIYDGKTLRLCCGAGLMKPMNDIIANFENETGAKVQVHYGGSAELFGVLTTTGECDVFIPGAYKYTQDAMNGGYILNETVLTVVDHVPVIAVPQGNPKNVQSLEDLARDDVKVVLGDPQACAIGKTAKSICEKNGVWEDVNSNVEVFTPTVNQLLIYEATGQADATIIWEDMVTWAESEGKIVVIQIPKDQNTIKTIPTAVTTMAEDVEVAKAFNDYVVSEESLEIWQNWGFNPCN, encoded by the coding sequence TTGAAAAAAATATTAGTGCTAGGACTTGTTGGAGTTTTACTCCTAACGTGTTTTTCGGGCTGTACTGACAATTCGGCAGATGCAGGTTCTGAAAAGATATACGATGGTAAAACATTGAGATTATGCTGTGGAGCAGGTCTGATGAAACCTATGAATGATATAATTGCTAACTTTGAAAATGAAACTGGAGCAAAAGTTCAGGTTCATTATGGTGGAAGCGCTGAATTATTCGGCGTTTTAACAACAACGGGTGAATGTGACGTATTTATTCCTGGTGCATACAAATATACCCAAGACGCAATGAACGGCGGATACATATTAAATGAAACTGTTTTAACCGTAGTTGACCACGTTCCTGTGATCGCAGTTCCTCAAGGAAATCCTAAAAATGTGCAGTCTCTTGAAGATTTGGCAAGAGATGATGTAAAAGTTGTTTTAGGGGATCCACAAGCATGTGCTATCGGAAAAACTGCTAAAAGCATATGTGAAAAGAACGGTGTATGGGAAGATGTAAATTCAAATGTTGAAGTTTTCACGCCTACTGTAAACCAGCTTTTAATATATGAAGCAACAGGGCAGGCAGATGCAACTATAATTTGGGAAGACATGGTTACATGGGCAGAATCTGAAGGAAAAATTGTAGTTATTCAAATACCTAAAGATCAAAACACCATAAAAACAATTCCAACAGCAGTTACCACAATGGCAGAAGATGTTGAAGTTGCAAAAGCTTTCAATGATTATGTAGTTTCCGAAGAATCGTTAGAAATCTGGCAGAACTGGGGTTTTAATCCATGCAACTGA